A portion of the Oscillospiraceae bacterium genome contains these proteins:
- a CDS encoding phage antirepressor KilAC domain-containing protein, which produces MNIVFMSMDTLPSTLWARDLYDQMHIRSDFRKWFPRMCQYGFIEGRDYEYMPRVRLQDEGGRTVQRYVKDYRITQDMAKKLCKLHHTAVGAAYRPQPFDWDVLLGLLHKKPPRRSSYEAQLSDSDSLVTTTQIAKEYGCGAKVFNRLLYLHGIQYLANGQWVLYSEHHGKGYTSSLTFRLQRSDGSEVEKLHTAWMQKGRKFLYHTLKRRGVLPLAEQGG; this is translated from the coding sequence ATGAACATCGTATTCATGAGTATGGACACGCTGCCCTCTACGCTGTGGGCGCGGGATCTGTATGACCAGATGCACATTCGCAGCGATTTCCGCAAGTGGTTCCCGCGTATGTGTCAGTATGGTTTCATCGAGGGCCGCGACTACGAGTATATGCCCCGTGTCCGGCTGCAGGATGAGGGCGGGCGCACGGTCCAGAGGTATGTAAAAGACTACCGCATCACGCAGGACATGGCAAAGAAGCTCTGCAAACTGCACCATACGGCAGTCGGCGCGGCGTATCGTCCGCAGCCGTTTGATTGGGATGTGCTGCTTGGCCTGTTGCATAAGAAGCCGCCGCGTCGAAGCAGTTACGAAGCGCAGCTGAGCGATTCCGATTCGCTGGTTACGACTACGCAGATCGCCAAGGAATACGGCTGCGGAGCCAAGGTGTTCAATCGACTGTTGTACTTGCACGGCATCCAGTACCTGGCCAACGGCCAGTGGGTACTGTATTCGGAACACCACGGCAAGGGCTATACGTCCAGCCTGACGTTCCGGCTCCAGCGCAGCGATGGTTCCGAGGTGGAAAAGTTGCACACGGCATGGATGCAGAAAGGCCGGAAGTTCCTTTATCATACGTTGAAGCGGCGCGGGGTGCTGCCGCTGGCTGAACAGGGAGGTTAA
- a CDS encoding response regulator transcription factor, producing the protein MNSVLIIDDDKELCALMKKCVEQENLSAVVAHGGLEGLRLLEKNKDTCSLIILDVMMPDMNGFQVLQKIREKNNVPVLMLTAKSDEEDKVSGLRLGADDYLTKPFGINELMARVNSLIRRYTTLNPVTGNEAATMLLKDMVIDKINRTVTVQNLSVDLTGKEFDLLLFLASNKGRVFTKKQLYMQVWTEEYDFDDNNLMAFISKLRKKIEPNPEQPFYIQTVRGVGYRFNKEA; encoded by the coding sequence ATGAATAGCGTTTTGATTATAGACGATGACAAGGAACTTTGTGCCTTGATGAAAAAATGTGTGGAACAAGAAAATTTATCTGCGGTAGTAGCACATGGCGGCTTAGAGGGTCTGAGGCTACTGGAAAAAAACAAGGATACCTGTTCACTAATTATTCTGGATGTGATGATGCCAGATATGAACGGGTTTCAAGTATTGCAGAAAATCCGAGAGAAAAACAATGTGCCGGTGCTGATGCTGACCGCCAAAAGCGACGAAGAAGATAAGGTTTCTGGTCTGCGGCTGGGGGCGGACGATTATCTGACAAAGCCGTTTGGAATTAACGAACTGATGGCTCGTGTCAATTCTCTAATCCGGCGCTATACCACCTTAAACCCTGTGACTGGAAACGAAGCCGCCACCATGCTTCTGAAAGATATGGTAATTGATAAAATCAACCGAACCGTAACGGTTCAGAATCTCTCGGTAGACTTGACCGGCAAGGAGTTTGACTTGCTTCTATTTCTGGCGTCCAACAAAGGACGGGTCTTTACTAAAAAGCAACTTTATATGCAGGTGTGGACAGAAGAATATGATTTTGACGACAATAACCTCATGGCATTTATCAGTAAACTGCGAAAAAAAATCGAGCCAAATCCAGAACAACCTTTTTATATTCAGACTGTCCGCGGTGTAGGGTATCGCTTTAACAAGGAGGCATGA
- a CDS encoding HAMP domain-containing histidine kinase has protein sequence MEINLYLLLSLLIALLVISYLLGKLYRVRGQLFLIRDALNDIKAGNLNRRVLTRESDLTKQICYDINEIAMSSQSRLIQQKQSEQAYKRLMTSLSHDVKTPLASLVGYLEAVESKMVTGAEKEEYIRVAMEKAHHLKDFVTALFEWVKLDAGEQIFHFEVCDLNELSRDIMADWVPLLENHDLSYEIEIPETEYMTRVDSTAYTRILNNLLQNILTHSDASKVFLTVTETEQQAKIVVADNGNGIAASDLPHIFERMYQCDHSRSAKGNGLGLSIAKELVSIHKGTITAASVPGNGTTFIIILPKAL, from the coding sequence ATGGAAATTAACCTTTATCTATTGTTGTCCTTATTGATTGCTTTGCTGGTAATCAGCTATCTTTTGGGAAAACTTTACCGCGTCCGTGGTCAGCTTTTTCTTATTAGGGATGCCCTAAACGATATAAAAGCCGGGAATTTGAACCGCCGTGTATTGACGCGGGAAAGCGACCTGACAAAACAAATCTGTTATGATATTAACGAGATTGCCATGAGCAGCCAATCTCGGCTTATACAGCAAAAGCAATCCGAACAGGCTTATAAACGGCTTATGACAAGCCTTTCCCATGATGTAAAAACCCCTCTTGCTTCTCTGGTTGGATATTTGGAGGCTGTGGAAAGCAAGATGGTAACAGGAGCTGAGAAGGAAGAATACATTCGGGTGGCTATGGAAAAAGCCCACCACCTGAAAGATTTTGTGACCGCCCTGTTTGAATGGGTGAAGCTGGATGCCGGGGAACAGATTTTTCATTTTGAGGTCTGTGACCTGAATGAGCTTTCCCGTGACATCATGGCTGATTGGGTGCCGCTGCTGGAAAACCACGATCTTAGCTATGAAATTGAGATACCTGAAACAGAATACATGACACGTGTTGACTCTACCGCCTACACTCGTATTCTCAATAATTTACTGCAAAATATCCTGACGCACAGTGATGCAAGCAAAGTTTTCCTGACCGTGACTGAAACGGAGCAGCAGGCAAAAATCGTTGTTGCTGATAACGGCAATGGGATTGCCGCCTCTGATCTCCCGCATATCTTTGAACGGATGTATCAATGTGATCACTCCCGTTCTGCCAAAGGGAACGGGCTGGGCCTTTCGATTGCCAAAGAGTTAGTCAGTATTCATAAAGGAACGATTACAGCCGCCAGTGTTCCCGGAAACGGAACAACCTTTATCATCATACTTCCGAAAGCTCTGTGA
- a CDS encoding helix-turn-helix domain-containing protein produces MDYMTLKEAAEKWGVTPRRVNYYCAGERIPGAMKMAGVWLIPKNAEKPIDGRTKQGRLLKHE; encoded by the coding sequence ATGGACTATATGACATTGAAAGAGGCCGCCGAAAAGTGGGGCGTGACACCTCGTAGGGTAAATTATTATTGTGCCGGAGAGCGTATCCCCGGCGCTATGAAAATGGCTGGTGTTTGGCTGATCCCCAAGAACGCAGAAAAGCCGATTGATGGAAGAACAAAACAAGGGAGGTTGCTGAAACATGAATAG
- a CDS encoding 4Fe-4S binding protein, protein MERKIPVLYKRKEDCCGCTACYAICPKEAISMVEDEEGFEYPQIDESKCVRCYQCIKVCPIKAARVQ, encoded by the coding sequence GTGGAAAGAAAAATACCAGTATTATATAAAAGAAAAGAAGATTGCTGTGGGTGTACGGCCTGTTATGCCATTTGTCCGAAAGAAGCCATTTCTATGGTAGAGGACGAAGAGGGCTTTGAGTATCCACAAATTGATGAAAGTAAATGCGTGCGGTGCTACCAATGTATTAAAGTATGTCCTATAAAAGCAGCACGAGTACAGTAA
- a CDS encoding PcfB family protein, with translation MQEEVNEKTISLCIKGGKITAQILKAALIKLLAEMDKKKQRGKGEKSQCRKTGRQSIKSLQKSGAQITNIVVTDNNIKSFDRVARKYGIDYSLKKVEQEGKTEYLVFFKAKDVDVMTAAFKEYTSETLKKQKRESVRQKLEKVKEELSNHRQLKKEKKREQEPTR, from the coding sequence ATGCAGGAAGAAGTCAACGAGAAAACCATCTCACTGTGCATCAAAGGAGGAAAAATCACGGCACAGATTTTGAAAGCAGCCCTGATAAAGTTGCTGGCGGAAATGGACAAGAAAAAGCAGCGGGGGAAAGGAGAAAAAAGCCAATGTAGGAAAACAGGTCGGCAGAGCATTAAGAGCCTGCAAAAGAGCGGCGCGCAGATCACGAACATCGTTGTCACGGACAATAATATCAAGTCGTTTGACCGGGTAGCCCGGAAATATGGCATTGATTATAGTCTGAAAAAGGTGGAACAGGAGGGCAAGACGGAGTATCTGGTCTTTTTCAAGGCCAAGGATGTGGATGTCATGACCGCCGCCTTTAAGGAGTACACCAGCGAAACGCTGAAAAAGCAGAAGCGTGAATCGGTGCGCCAGAAGCTGGAAAAGGTGAAAGAGGAACTTTCTAATCACCGTCAGCTCAAGAAAGAAAAGAAGAGGGAGCAGGAACCGACACGATGA
- a CDS encoding TnpV protein — MSKLTYIRCGDYDIPNLKLSEQPETSIGKYGRMRKSYLKEHRPILYNQLLMSEKLYPHLLEIDRTAQERVDTMLPHMMEAAGVTEELKACDPMRWVGLMNTLTAQIEEILIRELICS, encoded by the coding sequence ATGAGTAAGTTGACTTACATTCGTTGTGGAGATTATGATATACCCAACCTAAAACTTTCTGAACAGCCGGAAACTTCTATCGGCAAGTACGGCAGAATGCGAAAATCCTACCTAAAGGAACATCGCCCCATTCTCTACAACCAACTGCTGATGAGCGAGAAGCTGTATCCACACCTGTTAGAGATTGACCGGACAGCGCAGGAGCGTGTGGACACCATGTTACCTCACATGATGGAGGCTGCGGGTGTCACTGAGGAACTGAAAGCCTGTGATCCTATGCGTTGGGTGGGGCTGATGAACACATTAACGGCACAGATTGAGGAAATTTTAATCAGGGAACTGATTTGCAGCTGA
- a CDS encoding sigma-70 family RNA polymerase sigma factor — protein MLTLKKVKEMVKAPVHTKRVPSPKVLLEDGRILLRKEFEHDSHLTLYHSGYVWFSTGKRNTVFHIHDCCGDYAYGASKGKGEVIKEEYFENCEWHIRALFEGEQRVEESQLKCEGVGQTKVCVSYHAVAEDWGEMADSEINVLDKYIEKEALHAMMTVLTEKQRNLIYQNYVLDKTHQEIADGMGIARGSVTRSVNQALERIRRKFDFEAHYELAVGDFT, from the coding sequence ATGCTTACATTGAAAAAGGTCAAGGAAATGGTAAAAGCACCTGTACATACCAAGCGCGTACCCTCTCCAAAGGTGCTTTTGGAAGATGGGCGGATTCTTCTGCGTAAAGAATTTGAGCACGACAGTCACCTGACGCTTTATCACAGCGGCTATGTTTGGTTTTCTACAGGAAAGCGAAACACCGTGTTCCATATCCATGACTGCTGTGGAGACTATGCCTACGGTGCATCAAAGGGAAAGGGCGAAGTGATCAAGGAAGAATACTTTGAAAACTGCGAGTGGCATATTCGCGCACTGTTTGAGGGCGAACAGAGAGTGGAGGAATCACAGCTGAAGTGCGAGGGCGTGGGTCAAACCAAGGTGTGTGTTTCGTATCATGCCGTAGCGGAAGATTGGGGCGAGATGGCAGATTCTGAAATCAATGTTCTGGATAAATATATTGAGAAGGAAGCACTTCATGCAATGATGACGGTTCTAACGGAAAAGCAGCGTAACCTGATCTACCAGAATTATGTTCTTGACAAGACCCATCAGGAAATTGCAGATGGTATGGGAATTGCACGCGGGTCGGTTACAAGGTCCGTCAATCAGGCACTTGAACGGATTCGTCGTAAATTTGATTTTGAAGCACACTATGAATTGGCAGTGGGAGATTTTACATGA
- a CDS encoding VanZ family protein — MKETIDLLGKIITNILTALYEPFGFSLLLSFLAMFFYLYAYEPTEAGKGWKSAIVTWYQKFKESVFFRKMFLLVFVTSMILFRTLLNRNLWLNPLSNVMGGWGIWETVNGEQKLTTECIENVIMMVPFTSMVIWTFQEKVGSSWKKILWYSGKIAFIFSISIEVLQLFLRIGTFQLSDLFYNTVGGMIGGLMYYGITKEKKRL; from the coding sequence ATGAAAGAAACGATTGATTTACTCGGAAAGATCATCACAAACATCCTGACTGCTCTCTATGAGCCATTTGGATTTTCACTCCTGCTTTCCTTCCTAGCTATGTTTTTCTATCTTTATGCTTATGAACCTACCGAAGCCGGCAAAGGATGGAAGAGCGCAATAGTGACTTGGTATCAGAAATTTAAAGAGAGCGTGTTCTTTCGGAAGATGTTCTTACTGGTTTTCGTGACATCGATGATCTTGTTCCGAACGCTGCTGAATCGGAACCTGTGGCTAAATCCTTTGTCAAATGTCATGGGTGGCTGGGGCATCTGGGAGACCGTGAACGGTGAGCAGAAACTTACAACTGAGTGCATTGAGAACGTGATCATGATGGTGCCGTTCACCAGCATGGTTATATGGACATTTCAAGAGAAAGTGGGCAGTAGCTGGAAGAAGATACTGTGGTATAGCGGAAAGATAGCGTTCATTTTTTCGATAAGCATTGAGGTGCTACAGCTGTTTTTAAGGATCGGTACATTCCAACTGTCTGATTTGTTCTATAACACAGTCGGTGGAATGATTGGCGGTTTAATGTACTACGGAATTACGAAGGAAAAAAAGCGTCTGTAA
- a CDS encoding helix-turn-helix transcriptional regulator gives MKFGEKVRDLRKKHSLTQDELAQCLGINKRTIIGWERDGRYPRSIEMLEKMADIFHVPLTYLQPDQSLFIERAAEAYGKKGKIEAQHLAFELTELFASGELTPQDMDGIMYEMHKAYFKYREQKREKERIMNL, from the coding sequence ATGAAATTTGGAGAGAAAGTTCGCGATCTACGAAAGAAACATTCTTTAACACAGGACGAATTGGCACAATGTCTGGGTATCAACAAAAGAACGATCATCGGATGGGAACGTGATGGCCGCTATCCTCGCAGTATTGAAATGCTTGAAAAGATGGCCGATATATTCCATGTACCTCTGACCTATTTACAGCCGGATCAGTCTTTATTTATCGAACGTGCCGCCGAAGCCTACGGAAAAAAGGGTAAAATAGAAGCCCAGCATCTCGCATTTGAGCTTACTGAGCTATTTGCTAGCGGAGAGTTGACCCCGCAGGATATGGACGGCATTATGTATGAAATGCACAAAGCCTATTTTAAGTATCGAGAACAAAAACGAGAAAAGGAACGAATAATGAACCTGTAA
- a CDS encoding replication initiator protein A, with product MEYPYFKGLEADRYSFYRVPKALVKADLFQKMSGDAKLLYAVLLDRMSLSIKNGWQDKHGNAYIICTIEEVMDSIHCARQKAVKLLDELEQEFQLIERRRQGLGKPNLLYVKDLYAGLSQSNYWKYENHTSGSLKNELPGVLKSNGSNTEKINKTDNSETDLIYPAELQEEEQYRRYFKDALELEILEQGYPADKAVLYEILELLVETVTSRKKFLRICGEEKPKEVVKSRLMKLDSSHIQYILECLKENSTPIRNIKQYLLATLYNAPVTVDSYYSSQVRHEFGWSGRVDKN from the coding sequence ATGGAGTACCCGTATTTCAAAGGTCTGGAAGCAGACCGATACAGCTTTTACCGTGTGCCGAAAGCACTGGTCAAGGCTGATCTGTTCCAGAAGATGTCCGGGGACGCCAAGCTGCTGTATGCTGTGCTGCTGGATCGTATGAGCCTTTCCATTAAGAACGGCTGGCAGGACAAGCACGGCAACGCCTATATTATCTGCACGATAGAGGAAGTCATGGACTCCATTCATTGTGCCAGACAAAAGGCGGTCAAGCTGCTGGATGAACTGGAACAGGAGTTTCAGCTTATCGAGCGGCGCAGACAGGGACTTGGCAAACCCAATCTGCTGTATGTGAAAGACCTTTATGCGGGGCTTTCGCAATCGAACTACTGGAAGTATGAAAATCATACTTCCGGCAGTTTGAAAAACGAACTTCCGGGAGTTCTAAAATCAAACGGAAGTAATACTGAGAAGATAAATAAGACAGATAATAGTGAAACTGATCTTATCTATCCGGCTGAATTGCAGGAAGAAGAACAGTACCGCCGCTATTTCAAGGATGCTCTGGAACTGGAAATTCTGGAACAGGGCTATCCGGCAGATAAAGCGGTCCTGTATGAGATTCTGGAACTGCTGGTGGAAACCGTCACCAGCAGAAAGAAGTTCCTGCGCATCTGTGGCGAGGAAAAGCCGAAAGAGGTGGTGAAAAGCCGCCTGATGAAGCTGGATTCCTCGCATATCCAGTACATATTGGAGTGCTTAAAAGAAAACAGCACTCCGATTCGGAACATCAAGCAATACCTGCTGGCAACACTTTACAATGCTCCCGTGACCGTGGATAGCTATTATTCCTCACAGGTTCGGCATGAATTTGGGTGGAGCGGCAGAGTAGATAAGAACTAG
- a CDS encoding recombinase family protein: MRNEKITPLYERLSRDDELQGESNSISNQKQMLEDFARRNGLPNPTHFTDDGISGTRFDRPGFLAMMEEVEAGRVEAIVIKDMSRLGRDYLKVGQVMEVLRQRGVRLIAINDGVDSLKGDDDFTPFRNIMNEFYARDTSRKIRSVFKSKGMSGKHLTGTVIYGYLWDEKRKHWLVDEEAAEVVRRIFSLTLEGYGPYQIACKLSTDRIEIPVVHLARFNEGVNRSKPVKDPYGWGSSTIVNILKKREYLGHTINFKTRKHFKDKKSHYVSEDEWTIFENTHEAIIDQQTFDLAQKIRSNVRRYPNGWGEAAPLTGLLYCADCGGKMYVHRTNNGRRISQYTCSNYTKVPCGTLCPTQHRINESAVLTLVSDTLRAIAEYSRNDRTEFIHTVQETQVAQQSADISKKRRRLAAAQKRAGELEKLICKIYEDNALGKLPDARYRALDAQYAKEQDALEIEIAELEKAVTGYEQSQKSAEKFIALIDKYENFDTLTNTMLNEFVEKILVHERARKGSQDTTQEIEIYFNFLGRYIPPSLQPVPLTPEEQEELQKKEERKDRLHQNYLKRKASGAQKRYEDKIKAKKKAEMDAKKALIRAEDMKKGVFSTVGQLPKEEPRKGSIAASAAV; encoded by the coding sequence ATGAGAAACGAAAAAATCACCCCACTGTACGAGCGCCTGAGCCGGGACGACGAGTTACAGGGTGAGAGCAACTCCATATCCAACCAAAAGCAGATGTTAGAGGATTTTGCTCGCCGGAATGGGCTGCCAAACCCTACGCACTTTACCGATGATGGTATCTCAGGCACCCGTTTTGACCGCCCCGGATTTTTGGCGATGATGGAGGAAGTGGAGGCAGGGCGTGTAGAGGCAATCGTCATCAAGGACATGAGCCGGTTAGGGCGCGACTATCTAAAGGTCGGTCAGGTCATGGAGGTTTTGCGGCAGCGCGGCGTCCGGTTAATTGCCATCAACGATGGCGTGGACAGTCTGAAAGGCGACGATGATTTTACGCCCTTCCGCAATATCATGAATGAGTTTTACGCCCGCGACACCAGCCGGAAAATCCGCTCTGTGTTTAAGTCAAAAGGCATGAGCGGTAAGCACCTGACAGGCACCGTGATTTACGGCTACTTATGGGACGAAAAACGGAAGCATTGGCTGGTAGATGAGGAAGCTGCCGAAGTGGTACGCCGTATATTCTCCCTCACGCTGGAGGGATATGGGCCTTACCAGATCGCCTGCAAATTATCCACAGACCGGATTGAAATTCCTGTCGTACACCTTGCCCGCTTCAACGAGGGTGTGAACCGTTCAAAGCCGGTCAAAGACCCCTATGGATGGGGGTCATCTACCATCGTGAACATTTTGAAAAAACGAGAGTATTTAGGGCATACCATCAATTTCAAGACCCGCAAGCACTTTAAGGACAAGAAAAGCCACTATGTTTCTGAGGACGAATGGACGATCTTTGAGAATACCCATGAAGCCATTATCGACCAGCAGACCTTTGATTTGGCGCAGAAAATCCGCAGCAATGTACGGCGTTATCCAAACGGCTGGGGCGAAGCGGCTCCCCTCACAGGTTTGCTCTATTGTGCCGATTGTGGCGGCAAGATGTATGTCCACCGCACCAACAATGGCAGGCGGATTTCTCAATATACCTGTTCCAATTATACCAAAGTTCCGTGTGGGACACTATGCCCTACACAACACCGTATCAATGAGAGTGCTGTTCTGACATTGGTTTCTGACACGCTCCGGGCTATCGCTGAATATTCCAGAAATGACCGGACGGAATTTATTCACACCGTTCAGGAAACGCAGGTTGCTCAACAGAGTGCCGATATATCGAAAAAGCGCAGGCGTCTGGCTGCTGCTCAAAAGAGAGCCGGAGAACTGGAAAAACTGATTTGCAAAATCTATGAGGACAATGCCCTCGGCAAGCTGCCGGATGCACGATATAGGGCGCTTGATGCACAGTATGCCAAAGAGCAGGACGCACTTGAGATTGAAATTGCGGAGCTGGAAAAGGCTGTTACCGGCTATGAGCAGAGCCAGAAATCCGCAGAGAAATTTATAGCCCTGATTGATAAGTATGAGAATTTTGACACGCTGACAAACACCATGCTCAACGAGTTTGTAGAGAAAATCCTTGTCCACGAACGCGCCCGAAAAGGCAGCCAGGACACCACGCAGGAAATTGAAATCTACTTCAATTTTTTAGGACGCTATATCCCACCATCCTTACAGCCGGTTCCTTTAACCCCGGAGGAACAGGAAGAACTGCAGAAAAAAGAAGAACGCAAGGACAGGCTCCATCAGAACTATTTGAAGCGGAAAGCCAGCGGTGCACAGAAACGGTACGAGGACAAAATTAAGGCAAAGAAAAAAGCGGAAATGGACGCTAAGAAAGCCCTGATCCGGGCTGAGGATATGAAAAAAGGCGTTTTTTCTACTGTCGGACAGCTGCCGAAAGAAGAACCACGCAAAGGCAGCATAGCAGCCAGCGCAGCAGTCTAA
- a CDS encoding sugar phosphate nucleotidyltransferase codes for MNTTLLIMAAGIGSRFGTGIKQLEPVDDAGHIIMDYSIHDAIEAGFNHVVFIIRKDIEREFKEVIGDRIASICSSHNVTVDYAFQDINDIPGTLPEGRTKPWGTGQAVLAAKNVIDTPFIVINADDYYGKEGFKAVHEYLVNGGKSCMAGFVLKNTLSDNGGVTRGICKMDEQNNLTEVVETKNIVKTATGAEADGVAVDVNSLVSMNMWGLTPEFLDVLEEGFKEFFEKEVPGNPLKAEYLIPIFIGELLEQGKMSVKVLKTNDTWYGMTYHEDVAAVKDSFKKMLENGVYKADLFSDL; via the coding sequence ATGAACACAACATTACTTATCATGGCCGCCGGTATCGGTAGCCGTTTCGGAACAGGAATCAAACAGTTAGAGCCGGTGGATGATGCTGGACATATTATCATGGACTATTCGATTCATGATGCAATCGAGGCTGGCTTCAACCATGTAGTATTTATCATCCGCAAGGATATTGAGAGGGAGTTCAAAGAGGTCATCGGTGATCGCATTGCCTCCATTTGCTCTTCTCATAATGTAACTGTGGACTATGCTTTCCAGGATATTAACGATATCCCGGGAACTCTGCCGGAAGGTCGCACGAAGCCGTGGGGAACCGGTCAGGCCGTGCTTGCTGCTAAAAATGTGATTGATACTCCATTCATTGTGATCAATGCAGACGATTACTATGGCAAGGAAGGTTTCAAAGCCGTACATGAGTATCTGGTGAATGGTGGCAAGTCCTGCATGGCAGGCTTTGTTCTGAAGAATACTCTGTCCGATAACGGTGGTGTGACTCGTGGTATCTGCAAGATGGATGAGCAGAACAATCTGACGGAAGTTGTGGAGACCAAGAACATTGTAAAGACCGCAACTGGAGCGGAAGCAGACGGCGTGGCTGTGGATGTAAATTCTCTGGTTTCCATGAACATGTGGGGATTGACTCCGGAGTTCCTGGATGTACTGGAGGAAGGCTTCAAAGAGTTCTTTGAGAAAGAAGTTCCGGGCAATCCGCTGAAAGCAGAGTATCTGATCCCTATCTTCATCGGCGAACTGCTGGAGCAGGGAAAGATGTCCGTAAAAGTTCTGAAGACCAACGACACCTGGTATGGTATGACCTACCATGAGGATGTTGCAGCTGTAAAGGACAGCTTCAAGAAGATGTTGGAGAACGGCGTGTATAAGGCCGACCTGTTCAGTGATCTGTAA
- a CDS encoding ABC transporter permease — MTIITTEIQKWKRNKIVWCILALTLLLGAFAIERACSISRSSPFMDSFGDLYTLAFKNMSSLFLPIVLGMFATTLFFDEHKNDTMKELLIIPITKAQLYFSKVAVVILMSVGLCLITFLLCVVGGLIAGGFPDLNAQTLMDAGLLYLAGGILIPIAMLPIVFLSTLSKGYILPIGATLLYLIPVVIAPAYLTGIHPLASVMGIYPHISEAAAAMVESLMQGVLSNTSPLVCVGSLLLIGATFAAASVVALKKQSY, encoded by the coding sequence ATGACGATTATTACAACTGAAATCCAGAAATGGAAACGGAATAAAATTGTCTGGTGTATTTTGGCTCTGACACTTCTGCTTGGAGCGTTTGCGATTGAGAGGGCTTGCAGCATTTCAAGGAGCAGTCCCTTTATGGATAGTTTTGGCGACCTTTACACACTGGCCTTTAAGAATATGTCCAGCCTGTTTCTGCCGATTGTGCTGGGAATGTTTGCAACGACACTGTTTTTCGATGAACACAAAAATGACACGATGAAAGAACTGCTTATCATCCCTATTACAAAAGCACAGCTATACTTTTCAAAAGTCGCTGTGGTTATTCTGATGTCCGTAGGACTGTGCCTGATTACTTTTCTTTTGTGTGTTGTCGGTGGGCTGATTGCCGGAGGCTTTCCCGATCTGAACGCCCAAACACTGATGGACGCTGGTCTTTTGTATCTGGCAGGTGGTATTCTGATTCCCATAGCCATGCTTCCGATTGTGTTTCTTTCCACGCTGTCAAAGGGATATATCCTGCCCATTGGCGCAACGCTGCTTTATCTGATTCCCGTAGTCATTGCCCCGGCTTATCTTACGGGAATACACCCGCTGGCAAGCGTGATGGGGATTTATCCCCATATTTCCGAAGCGGCCGCAGCTATGGTAGAAAGCCTGATGCAAGGCGTTTTATCCAATACTTCGCCGCTTGTTTGTGTCGGTTCGCTGCTCTTGATCGGTGCTACATTTGCCGCCGCATCCGTAGTGGCTCTAAAAAAGCAATCTTACTGA
- a CDS encoding helix-turn-helix domain-containing protein encodes MAKVEDCPGFETFGADVKAAREAKRLARKTLAEMVGIEWRYLANIENQGAIPSLPVMIQLIKICGLPVERYFNPEIMREESEQRQRVSHKLKLCPEEYLPIIEGAIDGALKMEQTAKQKEDA; translated from the coding sequence ATGGCGAAAGTTGAAGATTGTCCCGGTTTTGAAACCTTTGGTGCAGATGTCAAAGCCGCACGAGAGGCAAAGCGTCTGGCACGAAAAACATTGGCGGAAATGGTTGGGATTGAATGGCGGTATCTTGCCAACATTGAGAATCAAGGTGCAATTCCGAGCCTGCCTGTGATGATCCAATTGATTAAGATCTGCGGACTTCCCGTGGAACGGTATTTTAACCCGGAGATCATGCGGGAAGAAAGCGAACAGCGGCAACGGGTCAGCCACAAGCTGAAACTCTGCCCTGAAGAATACCTGCCGATTATCGAAGGTGCCATAGACGGGGCGCTCAAAATGGAACAGACTGCGAAGCAGAAGGAGGACGCATAA